One Homo sapiens chromosome 3, GRCh38.p14 Primary Assembly genomic window carries:
- the CX3CR1 gene encoding CX3C chemokine receptor 1 isoform X1, whose translation MDQFPESVTENFEYDDLAEACYIGDIVVFGTVFLSIFYSVIFAIGLVGNLLVVFALTNSKKPKSVTDIYLLNLALSDLLFVATLPFWTHYLINEKGLHNAMCKFTTAFFFIGFFGSIFFITVISIDRYLAIVLAANSMNNRTVQHGVTISLGVWAAAILVAAPQFMFTKQKENECLGDYPEVLQEIWPVLRNVETNFLGFLLPLLIMSYCYFRIIQTLFSCKNHKKAKAIKLILLVVIVFFLFWTPYNVMIFLETLKLYDFFPSCDMRKDLRLALSVTETVAFSHCCLNPLIYAFAGEKFRRYLYHLYGKCLAVLCGRSVHVDFSSSESQRSRHGSVLSSNFTYHTSDGDALLLL comes from the coding sequence ATTTGGCTGAGGCCTGTTATATTGGGGACATCGTGGTCTTTGGGACTGTGTTCCTGTCCATATTCTACTCCGTCATCTTTGCCATTGGCCTGGTGGGAAATTTGTTGGTAGTGTTTGCCCTCACCAACAGCAAGAAGCCCAAGAGTGTCACCGACATTTACCTCCTGAACCTGGCCTTGTCTGATCTGCTGTTTGTAGCCACTTTGCCCTTCTGGACTCACTATTTGATAAATGAAAAGGGCCTCCACAATGCCATGTGCAAATTCACTACCGCCTTCTTCTTCATCGGCTTTTTTGGAAGCATATTCTTCATCACCGTCATCAGCATTGATAGGTACCTGGCCATCGTCCTGGCCGCCAACTCCATGAACAACCGGACCGTGCAGCATGGCGTCACCATCAGCCTAGGCGTCTGGGCAGCAGCCATTTTGGTGGCAGCACCCCAGTTCATGTTcacaaagcagaaagaaaatgaatgccTTGGTGACTACCCCGAGGTCCTCCAGGAAATCTGGCCCGTGCTCCGCAATGTGGAAACAAATTTTCTTGGCTTCCTACTCCCCCTGCTCATTATGAGTTATTGCTACTTCAGAATCATCCAGACGCTGTTTTCCTGCAAGAACCACAAGAAAGCCAAAGCCATTAAACTGATCCTTCTGGTGGTCATCGTGTTTTTCCTCTTCTGGACACCCTACAACGTTATGATTTTCCTGGAGACGCTTAAGCTCTATGACTTCTTTCCCAGTTGTGACATGAGGAAGGATCTGAGGCTGGCCCTCAGTGTGACTGAGACGGTTGCATTTAGCCATTGTTGCCTGAATCCTCTCATCTATGCATTTGCTGGGGAGAAGTTCAGAAGATACCTTTACCACCTGTATGGGAAATGCCTGGCTGTCCTGTGTGGGCGCTCAGTCCACGTTGATTTCTCCTCATCTGAATCACAAAGGAGCAGGCATGGAAGTGTTCTGAGCAGCAATTTTACTTACCACACGAGTGATGGAGATGCATTGCTCCTTCTCTGA